A stretch of DNA from Geitlerinema sp. PCC 9228:
CGATCGCCCACCGTAGAGCGCAATTGGGTAAAAATCTCGTACTCCAAGCGATTCAAGTCGTCCTGCGCCGTCAAAATCCGCGCCTCGCGTTCCTTCAAATCCGGCGTAATGTAGCGTTCCTCATTGGTCAGGGTTTGCTTGCGAATATAATCCTCCGGTGCCTGCTCTGCCTTGGAACGGGGCAAACTAATATAATAGCCAAAGGTCTTATTAAACCCCACTCTGAGATTGGCAATCCCCGTACGTTCCCGTTCGCTGGCTTCTAAATTGGCAATCCATTGGCGATCGGCTTCCACTTGGGTACGATAGTCATCCAAATCAGCATTCACCCCATCGCGAATCAACCCCCCTTCCTTCACGTGAATGGGCGGATTGTCCACCAAATGCTGGCGAATGGTTTCTCCCAACTGTTCCAACTCCACCGGCACCGCGTGCAGCACCTGCAAGTAAGGAGACTGGCCCCGCTGGCATACCGTCGCCAGCTGCACCACTTTGGTCAAAGAAGCTGACAAAGCATACAAATCTCGGGCATTCGCCGTCCCTGCTCCCGCGCGGCCGGTGAGCCGTTCCAAATCATAAACTTCCCGTAGCAAATCTTGCAGTTCCTCGCGCAAGTTACTATCGTCCAACAGTTCCGCAATGGTATCTTGGCGGGCTTCAATGCCTTTCACCTCCAACAGCGGTTGCAGCAACCAGCGGCGTAGGGCACGTCCGCCCATAGGGGTACGGGTTTTATCCAGCGCCCACAGCAACGACCCGTGTAAGGAACCATCGCGCACAGTTTGCAAAATTTCTAAATTGCGTCGAGTCTGATGGTCTAAAATCAAATAATCGGTGAGAGTATAAGTGCGCAATACCTGCAATGGTACTTTGGGAGGCGTAGTATTTTCTTTTTCTTGGCTTTTTTGTTGGCTTTCACGCCCTTGTTGCTCGAAGGTATCTTCTAAATATTTCAACAAACCACCCGCCGCCCGTATGGCTAGGGGCAATTGTTCGCAACCCAGTCCTTCCAAAGATTTCAGATTGAACCGCTCGATGAGGGCTTCGTAGGCTGCAGCTTTATAAAACGATTTCGGCGATCGCAAAGAATAGCAAAAACTCGCTGGCAACCCTTCCGGCAGGTGTTCCGACGTTTCCCCCGGTCGCAGCAATTTCCCCGGATCGGGGGCATTAGTGGGCACCAAAACTTCCGCCGGTGACAGCCGCAGCAACTCCTGTGCCAGCAGTTCGATGCCCCGGTCTTGGGTCGTCAGAAACTCACCCGTGGAAATATCCGCATAAGCCAGCCCCCAGTGTTCGCCAGCCACCACCGCCGCCGCCAAAAAATTATTGCTGCGCGCATCCAGCATCCCCGACTCAATCAGGGTTCCCGGCGTCAGCACCCGCGTAATTTGCCGGTCCACCATGCGTTTTTCTGCTTCCGCATCTTTGGCATCTTCGGTTTGGTCGCAAATCGCCACGCAAAATCCTTTTTCCAACAAGGTACTGCTGTAGCGTTCCACGGCATGGTGGGGCACCCCCGTCATAGGTACCCGACCAATTTCTTTGCCGCCTTCCTTACTGGTGAGGACCAGTTCCAACTCCCGCGCCACCACAATGGCATCTTGAAAGAAACATTCAAAAAAATCCCCCACCCGATACAGCAGCAAGGTATGGGGATATTGGTCCTTGACCTCGGTGTAGTGCCGCATCATCGGGGTCAGCTTGTTGCGATCGAGCTGTTGGTAATCGGCGTTTTTAATGGCAGCTTGATGTTTTTGGTTTCTCGCTTCTGGCGCGTTCGATGCACTGTTCGATGCACTGGGGGAGATGGTCATGAAGTAACCTCCTTGTTCGCACTGCCGGGGCAACTGTGGCTGGGGGCATCTTTACGATAATAGCGCGATCGCGAACCTAAGGAAAACAATCTGATACCAAATCCCATATGTACAAATTAGATTTTATATAGAAACCCACCAGACCGAAGGAGACTGCAGGTGGTAAGGTGGGGGATTTTTTTCGGGTCTTTGCGGTACGACGGAGGAGCTGTGAAATTTTTTTTGGCAATTGGGGATTGATTTTGGGAAAGTTTTGACGTACAATATAAATAATGGAAATAGTGTCTTTGACTTGAAAATTGCGTATATTCCCATTATCTAAAAGCGTCTACTAATAAAATACCATATTTGGGGCAATCGTGGGA
This window harbors:
- the mutS gene encoding DNA mismatch repair protein MutS, producing MMRHYTEVKDQYPHTLLLYRVGDFFECFFQDAIVVARELELVLTSKEGGKEIGRVPMTGVPHHAVERYSSTLLEKGFCVAICDQTEDAKDAEAEKRMVDRQITRVLTPGTLIESGMLDARSNNFLAAAVVAGEHWGLAYADISTGEFLTTQDRGIELLAQELLRLSPAEVLVPTNAPDPGKLLRPGETSEHLPEGLPASFCYSLRSPKSFYKAAAYEALIERFNLKSLEGLGCEQLPLAIRAAGGLLKYLEDTFEQQGRESQQKSQEKENTTPPKVPLQVLRTYTLTDYLILDHQTRRNLEILQTVRDGSLHGSLLWALDKTRTPMGGRALRRWLLQPLLEVKGIEARQDTIAELLDDSNLREELQDLLREVYDLERLTGRAGAGTANARDLYALSASLTKVVQLATVCQRGQSPYLQVLHAVPVELEQLGETIRQHLVDNPPIHVKEGGLIRDGVNADLDDYRTQVEADRQWIANLEASERERTGIANLRVGFNKTFGYYISLPRSKAEQAPEDYIRKQTLTNEERYITPDLKEREARILTAQDDLNRLEYEIFTQLRSTVGDRGDKIRQVAKAVAALDVLCGLAEIAGERKYCRPQMLSGREITILAGRHPVVERSIPDGFFVPNSVRLGTKASGEAETTDNPRPDLIVLTGPNASGKSCYLRQVGLIQLMAQTGSFVPADKAVLGICDRIFTRVGAVDDLATGQSTFMVEMNETANILNHATDNSLVLLDEIGRGTATFDGLSIAWAVAEHLAMEIQARTIFATHYHELNELASILPNVANYQVTVKELRDRIVFLHQVQPGGADRSYGIEAGRLAGLPAPVISRARQVMGQIEKHSKLAVGLRKGGEMNRQQSPKTAKQSPEEEVSQQQLDIDIFS